One Niabella beijingensis DNA window includes the following coding sequences:
- a CDS encoding LTA synthase family protein yields MGLKTGGRQLSRKALQGRFTVFFVLLGWYLVLSFLIRVTFLVWSAKDVDLSLFRIAWAFITGFVYDLAAGSCFLLLYVVYLLVLPGRWIGSLFDRIVTYGYLAIVLCIIYFSLLAELPFWDEFGVRFNFIAVDYLIYTYEVVANINQSYPLPLIIAVLIAMVVLTFLLLKKGGVLRNAFSDRRLITTRAVYAVPVLAVTVLLLTVLKNEQADFSNNQVINELGKNGVFSFFAAYRSNELDYEKFYPKIAAGTAYAILKKDLLQQNQSYTSGNWDAITRSTAGSNEQRPNIVLIAIESFSADFLSAFGNRNGLTPNYDSLATKGIFFTNLYATGTRTVRGMEALTLSVPPTPGNSIVRRPDNRGLFSIATILKQKAYHPWFIYGGDGYFDNMNNFFGGQGFDIVDRNRGNPLSDKITTHRYTIPDSEVHFENAWGICDEDLYTQAIKYADKSNAANTPFFEFVMTTSNHKPYTFPGGRIDLPQGNRDAAVKYTDYALGQFIAMAGKKPWFNNTVFVIVADHCASSAGKWEINIDKHHIPAIICNLPRKPEMINRLTSQIDLMPTLFGYLGWSYNTDLYGKDINQVKPGDERAFIGNYRTLGMLKDSLFTQIDDRKQVKQFRVSGSSLSETGTKRRDLVNQTISYYETASERFKNGKMKTLQQQVTVRNNEKQPRLLP; encoded by the coding sequence ATGGGGCTAAAAACGGGAGGGAGGCAGTTATCCCGGAAGGCACTGCAGGGCAGATTTACTGTTTTCTTTGTGCTGCTGGGGTGGTACCTGGTTCTTTCCTTTTTAATAAGAGTGACGTTTCTTGTCTGGTCTGCGAAGGACGTGGATCTTTCGCTGTTCCGTATTGCATGGGCTTTCATCACGGGGTTTGTTTACGACCTTGCGGCGGGATCCTGCTTTTTGCTTTTGTATGTGGTGTACCTGCTGGTGCTCCCGGGCCGGTGGATCGGATCATTGTTCGACCGGATTGTGACTTACGGATACCTGGCGATCGTATTGTGTATCATTTATTTCAGCCTGCTGGCGGAACTTCCCTTCTGGGATGAATTTGGCGTGCGGTTCAATTTTATTGCGGTGGATTATCTGATCTATACCTATGAAGTGGTGGCAAATATCAACCAGTCGTACCCGCTGCCCCTGATCATTGCCGTGCTGATAGCAATGGTGGTGCTTACATTCCTGCTGCTGAAAAAAGGCGGGGTCCTGCGAAATGCTTTTTCCGACCGGCGGCTGATAACTACCCGGGCAGTTTATGCGGTGCCGGTTTTGGCAGTGACCGTGTTGTTGTTGACCGTATTGAAAAACGAGCAGGCCGATTTCAGCAATAACCAGGTGATCAATGAGCTGGGTAAGAATGGTGTTTTTTCTTTTTTTGCAGCCTACCGCTCCAATGAGCTGGATTATGAAAAGTTTTACCCGAAAATAGCGGCAGGAACGGCGTATGCAATATTGAAGAAAGACCTGCTGCAACAGAATCAAAGCTATACTTCCGGCAACTGGGATGCCATAACACGATCTACAGCAGGCAGCAATGAGCAACGTCCCAATATTGTCCTGATCGCCATTGAAAGCTTTAGTGCAGATTTTCTTTCAGCGTTCGGAAACAGAAACGGGCTTACTCCCAACTACGACAGCCTGGCAACAAAGGGCATTTTCTTTACCAATCTCTATGCCACAGGAACAAGAACCGTACGGGGAATGGAGGCACTTACCCTTTCGGTACCGCCAACACCCGGTAACAGTATTGTAAGACGGCCGGATAACAGGGGATTGTTCTCCATCGCTACGATCCTGAAACAAAAAGCCTATCACCCCTGGTTCATATACGGAGGGGATGGTTATTTTGATAACATGAACAATTTTTTCGGGGGACAGGGATTTGACATCGTTGACCGGAACCGCGGTAACCCCCTGTCGGATAAAATTACAACACACCGCTATACTATACCGGACAGCGAAGTGCATTTTGAAAATGCCTGGGGCATCTGCGATGAAGACCTGTACACACAGGCCATCAAATATGCGGATAAAAGCAATGCAGCCAACACGCCGTTCTTTGAATTTGTGATGACCACCTCCAACCACAAGCCCTATACGTTTCCCGGAGGGCGGATCGATCTGCCGCAGGGCAACAGGGACGCTGCAGTAAAATATACGGATTATGCACTGGGCCAGTTTATAGCAATGGCGGGGAAGAAGCCGTGGTTTAATAACACTGTATTTGTTATAGTGGCAGACCATTGCGCAAGTAGTGCCGGGAAATGGGAGATCAATATCGACAAACACCATATTCCGGCCATCATCTGCAACCTGCCGCGTAAACCGGAGATGATCAACCGGCTTACCTCGCAGATCGATCTGATGCCTACCCTGTTCGGTTACCTGGGATGGAGCTATAATACCGATCTGTATGGCAAAGACATCAACCAGGTAAAACCGGGTGATGAGCGTGCTTTTATCGGCAACTACCGCACGCTGGGCATGTTAAAGGACAGTTTGTTCACCCAGATCGATGACCGAAAACAGGTAAAACAGTTCCGTGTTTCCGGCAGTTCGCTGTCAGAAACAGGAACAAAACGCCGGGACCTGGTAAATCAGACGATTTCGTACTACGAAACGGCCAGCGAGCGTTTCAAAAACGGAAAAATGAAAACGCTGCAGCAACAGGTGACGGTCCGGAACAATGAAAAACAACCACGGTTGCTGCCTTAA
- a CDS encoding ATP-binding protein, which produces MQPLLNKITRPFLIYVLIVLVISIPVYYVAVDAIWKHELDEHNQLIARRTEIRLNQMKLQEAQLTESIALWNKVQPGTTIEAVKPGVPLKDSSFTVVRKLPYSSEPDNDRFRGLSTVIYLNHLPYRFTVETNIEETRETIAVIAFITVGFVIIIMTGLLLLNRRLSLIVWKPFHSSLEKLKTFNLNSQTPVAFEENGIAEFEELNRSLHTLITHTIAAFKIQKEFTENASHELQTPLAVLKNKLDILLQDRDLTEKQYHIVEQMNNALGRSSRINKNLLLLAKIGNSQFDNSELIRFDLLLQHSMEVLEEHFEQKNISVTVGTLPQVEVRGNSSLTETLINNLLLNAIRHTAPGGTIRVGLEQKGFTMKNSGTGPLDTGQMFKRFSKLSTDSNGSGLGLAIVNEICLFHNWQIHYRFEHMQHVFNIIF; this is translated from the coding sequence GTGCAGCCGTTGCTCAATAAAATAACAAGGCCTTTTCTGATCTATGTGCTGATCGTGTTGGTTATTAGCATACCGGTTTATTATGTGGCCGTGGATGCGATCTGGAAACACGAACTGGATGAGCATAATCAGCTGATTGCACGGCGGACCGAAATACGGCTGAACCAGATGAAACTACAGGAAGCGCAGCTGACCGAAAGTATTGCACTCTGGAATAAAGTGCAGCCAGGCACCACTATTGAAGCTGTAAAACCCGGTGTCCCACTAAAGGACAGTAGTTTTACAGTAGTGCGGAAGCTGCCGTATTCCTCCGAACCCGATAACGACCGGTTCCGGGGACTGTCCACCGTTATTTATCTGAACCACCTTCCATATCGTTTTACCGTTGAGACCAATATCGAAGAAACCCGGGAAACCATCGCGGTGATTGCCTTTATTACCGTGGGCTTCGTAATCATCATCATGACCGGCCTGCTGTTGTTAAACCGGAGACTTTCGCTGATCGTATGGAAACCCTTCCATAGCAGCCTGGAAAAACTGAAGACCTTTAACCTGAACAGCCAGACTCCTGTGGCATTTGAAGAGAACGGTATCGCTGAGTTTGAGGAGCTGAACCGGTCGCTGCATACCCTTATCACGCACACTATTGCGGCCTTTAAAATTCAAAAAGAGTTTACAGAGAATGCATCGCATGAATTACAAACCCCGTTGGCGGTGCTCAAGAACAAGCTGGACATCCTGCTGCAGGACAGGGACCTGACCGAAAAACAGTACCATATTGTGGAGCAAATGAACAATGCTCTTGGACGCAGTTCCCGTATCAACAAAAATCTTTTATTGCTTGCCAAAATAGGGAACAGTCAGTTCGATAATTCGGAGCTCATCCGGTTTGACCTGTTGTTGCAGCACAGCATGGAGGTGCTGGAAGAGCATTTTGAGCAAAAGAATATATCCGTAACGGTCGGCACATTACCGCAGGTGGAGGTGCGGGGCAACAGCAGTCTGACTGAAACGCTGATCAATAACCTGTTGCTGAATGCGATCCGGCATACAGCGCCGGGAGGAACGATCCGCGTAGGACTGGAACAAAAGGGCTTTACCATGAAAAACTCCGGTACCGGACCGCTGGATACCGGCCAGATGTTTAAACGGTTCTCAAAATTGTCTACAGACAGTAACGGAAGCGGACTGGGACTGGCGATCGTAAATGAAATATGCCTGTTCCATAACTGGCAGATTCATTATCGCTTTGAACATATGCAGCATGTTTTTAACATTATCTTTTGA
- the era gene encoding GTPase Era — protein MKSGFVNIFGKPNAGKSTLLNALMGEKLAIVSSKVQTTRHRIKAILTEKEYQIIFSDTPGIIEPRYRLHEKMMQSVKGALEDADVALLIMDVNDDWEENDQLFSGLHLKVPCVLVINKTDTAPRDKVQACIDYFKNKPYYKKIVAISALAGAGLDDFIKPVVELLPEGAPFYDTDDISDLPTKFFVSELIREKVYELAQDEIPYHTAVLVREFKEKQTLVKIVADIIVHRETQKAILIGEKGSMVKKLGTAARKDIEAFLDQKVFLELFIKVKPKWRDNELYLKEYGYGS, from the coding sequence ATGAAATCCGGATTTGTAAACATATTTGGGAAACCCAATGCAGGAAAAAGTACCCTGCTGAATGCCCTGATGGGGGAGAAACTGGCGATCGTGTCCTCTAAAGTGCAGACAACCCGCCACAGGATCAAGGCCATTCTGACGGAAAAAGAATACCAGATCATTTTTTCTGATACGCCCGGGATCATAGAGCCCCGGTATAGATTGCATGAGAAAATGATGCAGTCCGTAAAAGGTGCGCTGGAAGATGCCGATGTGGCCCTGCTGATCATGGATGTGAACGATGACTGGGAAGAGAACGACCAATTGTTTTCCGGGCTTCATCTTAAAGTGCCCTGCGTGCTGGTGATCAATAAAACAGATACAGCCCCGCGCGACAAAGTACAGGCCTGCATTGATTATTTTAAAAATAAACCTTATTACAAAAAGATTGTTGCTATATCTGCGCTGGCAGGTGCCGGACTGGATGATTTCATCAAACCGGTAGTGGAATTGCTTCCGGAAGGTGCGCCGTTTTACGATACGGATGATATCAGCGATCTGCCCACAAAATTTTTCGTAAGTGAACTGATCCGGGAGAAAGTGTACGAACTGGCGCAGGATGAAATCCCGTATCATACCGCCGTACTCGTAAGGGAGTTCAAGGAAAAACAGACCCTGGTAAAGATCGTTGCGGATATTATTGTGCACCGGGAAACCCAGAAAGCGATCCTTATCGGTGAAAAAGGAAGTATGGTAAAAAAACTGGGCACCGCGGCCCGGAAAGATATTGAAGCGTTTCTGGATCAGAAGGTGTTCCTGGAATTGTTTATAAAAGTGAAGCCCAAATGGCGCGACAATGAGCTGTATCTGAAAGAGTACGGGTACGGTTCCTGA
- a CDS encoding alanyl-tRNA synthetase: protein MSRIPDKWKSPAVKRWFKRVGVWGFLFFLIKGLVWLAIAWWALLKK, encoded by the coding sequence ATGAGCCGCATACCGGATAAATGGAAGAGCCCTGCAGTAAAACGCTGGTTCAAACGCGTAGGCGTATGGGGCTTTTTATTTTTTCTTATAAAAGGATTGGTCTGGCTGGCAATTGCCTGGTGGGCCCTGCTGAAAAAATAG